One genomic region from Lates calcarifer isolate ASB-BC8 linkage group LG10, TLL_Latcal_v3, whole genome shotgun sequence encodes:
- the ush1c gene encoding harmonin isoform X1 yields MERKVAREFRHKVELLIENEAEKDYLYDVLRMYHQSMDLPVLVGDLKLVINEPKRLPLFDAIRPLIPLKHQVDYDLLTPKRSRKLKEVRLDRTHRDGLGLSVRGGLEFGCGLYISQIVKDGQAGNVGLQVGDEIVRINGYSISSCIHEEVISLIKTKKIVSLKVRHVGMIPVKSSSEEPLKWQFVDQFVSESGEKKSSIAGLASIGGKEIKEKKVFLSLVGSKGMGISISSGPTQKPGIYISNVKPGSLSAEVGLEVGDQIVEVNGVDFTNADHKEAVKVLKSSRSLTITVLTGAGSELFMTDEERLAVEARRELERQELMHQKRVALETNKIIKEQQEKERQRKMEISQKTAEEQERYKNEMERIEAVEKKHNREWEEDWGTKERPKSPKSPRAPKSPSPAPPDRKTTPTPKAKSSPEHEEEEEEEEDRQGFQKHEEDFDPYSMFSADQIAGRDVRLLRIKKAGQLDLALEGGADSPLGKLVVSSVYEGGAADKHGGIVPGDELMAVNGKILIDATLTEGQNSLARAWNSGGDWIDVVIAVSPPKDYEDEVTFF; encoded by the exons ATGGAGCGGAAAGTTGCTCGGGAATTTAGGCACAAG gtggagctgctgaTTGAAAATGAAGCAGAGAAGGATTACCTGTACGATGTCCTCCGTATGTATCACCA GTCAATGGATTTGCCAGTGCTGGTGGGGGACCTGAAGCTGGTAATCAACGAACCAAAGCGATTGCCTCTGTTTGACGCTATCCGACCTCTCATCCCACTCAAACACCAGGTGGACTATGACCTGCTCACACCCAAGAGGTCACG GAAGCTTAAAGAGGTGCGTTTGGATCGGACACATCGTGATGGACTGGGTCTGAGTGTCAGAGGAGGGCTGGAGTTTGGCTGTGGTCTCTACATATCACAGATTGTCAAAGATGGTCAGGCCGGGAATGTTGGCCTTCAG GTTGGTGATGAGATCGTGCGCATCAATGGATACTCCATCTCCTCCTGTATCCACGAGGAGGTCATCAGTCTCATCAAGACCAAGAAGATTGTGTCACTCAAAGTTAGGC ATGTGGGGATGATTCCTGTGAAAAG CTCATCAGAGGAGCCCCTGAAATGGCAGTTTGTTGACCAGTTTGTGTCTGAGTCAGGG gagaaaaaaagcagcattGCAGGCTTGGCATCAATTGGAGGGAAGGAGATCAAGGAGAAGAAGGTTTTCCTCAGTCTTGTGGGTTCAAAGGGTATGGGCATCAGCATCTCCAGTGGTCCCACCCAGAAACCTGGCATCTACATCAGTAATGTCAAGCCAGGGTCCCTCTCTGCAGAAGTTGGACTTGAG GTTGGAGACCAGATTGTGGAGGTGAATGGGGTGGATTTCACCAATGCGGACCACAAAGAG gctgtgAAAGTcctgaagagcagcaggagtCTGACTATCACTGTTCTGACAGGAGCT GGCAGTGAGCTGTTTATGACAGACGAGGAACGTCTGGCAGTGGAGGCCCGCAGGGAGCTGGAGAGGCAGGAGCTGATGCACCAGAAAAGGGTGGCACTGGAGACCAACAAAATCATTAAAGAGCAacaggagaaggagaggca gaggaagatggagattTCTCAGAAGACTGCAGAAGAACAGGAGCGCTATAAGAACGAAATGGAGAG GATTGAGGCTGTGGAGAAGAAGCACAACAGAGAGTGGGAAGAGGACTGGGGCACCAAAGAGCGGCCCAAGAGCCCTAAGAGCCCCCGCGCTCCAAAGAGCCCATCACCTGCCCCACCTGATAGAAAAACCACCCCGACTCCTAAGGCCAAGAGCTCTC CAGAAcacgaggaggaagaggaggaagaggaggacagacag GGATTTCAGAAACATGAGGAAGATTTTGATCCCTACTCAATG TTCTCTGCGGACCAGATAGCTGGGAGAGATGTGAGACTGCTGAGGATCAAAAAG GCTGGACAGCTTGACCTTGCTCTGGAGGGCGGAGCAGACTCTCCTTTGGGAAAGTTGGTGGTATCCTCTGTGTATGAAGGTGGTGCAGCAGATAAGCACG GTGGCATTGTACCAGGGGATGAACTCATGGCTGTGAATGGGAAGATCCTGATCGATGCCACATTGACCGAGGGACAAAACTCTCTGGCTCGAGCCTGGAACAGTGGAGGG GACTGGATCGATGTTGTGATTGCTGTTTCCCCTCCAAAAGATTATGAAGATGAAGT GACGTTCTTCTAG
- the ccdc77 gene encoding coiled-coil domain-containing protein 77 isoform X1 has protein sequence MGSPTKDATPHRTNIRTPGREPDSPLPPVSERLANLRPSRELLEFYRQKIAQFDCEHEELLQMLEKYRGITEDQHKLQWEIRQREGEIAELQNALSDMQVYLFQEREHSLRLYAENDRLKIRELEDRKKIQHLLALVGPDAGEITYFHREPPHKVTITQRNPESGLEENLSLRPTKLRPTVSRKVESSRRTKPAEGVNGESLEQYKNDNQTLLLQVEALQAQMEEQTRLAKEQVESLLEDRRIKTEEAQAQQKRDQERITALTDKLQRTQNLLYESTKDFLQLKFDTRAHEKSWMVEKDRLLRDLDSCHNRLRKAGSAGTEPGRTWQPSSSTALRLPRPQPESLQTHKEELKALQEDLKQAHRLAEMYREQCITLETDLAQIREEGDVGREIFKERSDKMAKRLQLMTQRYEALEKRRVMEVEGFKTDLKHLRQKFKDVEKQLVKVTLNVGPNQDLAILHEVRQTNARTKKVQGELMTLKAKIYGLENELRFS, from the exons ATGGGATCGCCAACCAAAGATGCCACACCACACAG aACCAACATTCGGACTCCTGGTCGGGAACCTGACTCCCCACTACCTCCCGTCAGTGAACGTCTGGCAAACCTGCGTCCATCCAGGGAGCTACTGGAGTTCTACAGACAGAAGATCGCCCAGTTTGACTGTGAACAcgaggagctgctgcagatgctgGAGAAATACAGAGGCATTACAGAGGACCAG CATAAGCTACAGTGGGAGATACGGCAGCGTGAGGGAGAGATTGCTGAGCTGCAAAACGCTCTGAGCGACATGCAGGTTTACCTTTTCCAGGAGAGAGAACATTCTCTCCGGCTTTACGCAGAAAATGACCGACTAAAGATCAG agagctggaggacaggaagaaaatccaACACCTTCTTGCTCTGGTGGGTCCTGATGCTGGAGAGATCACATATTTCCACCGGGAGCCTCCTCACAAG GTTACTATCACTCAGAGGAACCCTGAGTCTGGGTTGGAGGAAAATCTCAGTCTCAGGCCAACCAAGTTAAGACCCACTGTGAGCAGGAAAG TAGAGAGTAGCAGAAGAACAAAACCAGCAGAGGGAGTAAATGGAGAGAGCCTGGAACAATACAAGAACGACAACCAGACTTTATTACTACAG GTGGAGGCGCTGCAGGCACAGATGGAGGAACAGACCCGTCTGGCCAAAGAACAAGTAGAGTCTCTGCTGGAGGATAGACGGATTAAAACAGAGGAGGCACAGGCACAGCAGAAGAGAGACCAGGAGCGCATCACAGCTCTGACTGACAA GCTGCAGCGAACCCAGAACCTGTTGTACGAAAGCACCAAAGATTTCTTACAGCTGAAGTTTGACACGCGGGCTCATGAGAAGAGCTGGATGGTGGAGAAGGACCGGCTGCTGAGGGACCTGGACTCCTGCCACAACCGTTTGAGGAAGGCCGGGTCTGCCGGCACTGAGCCGGGCCGTACGTGgcagcccagcagcagcacagccctGCGCCTCCCACGGCCTCAGCCAGAgtcactgcagacacacaaagaggagCTAAAG GCGCTGCAGGAGGATCTGAAGCAAGCCCACCGTCTGGCAGAGATGTACAGAGAGCAGTGTATTACTCTGGAGACAGACCTGGCCCAaatcagagaggagggagatgtgGGCAGGGAAATATTTAAG GAGCGCTCAGACAAAATGGCCAAGCGTCTTCAGCTGATGACTCAGCGCTATGAAGCACTGGAGAAGAGGAGGGTCATGGAGGTGGAGGGCTTCAAGACCGACCTGAAGCACCTCAGACAGAAATTCAAAGATGTTGAAAAGCAGCTCGTTAAG GTTACTCTGAATGTTGGGCCCAACCAGGACCTAGCTATTCTGCATGAAGTACGCCAGACCAACGCCAGGACAAAAAAGGTTCAGGGCGAGCTGATGACGCTGAAGGCCAAAATCTACGGGCTAGAAAATGAATTGAGGTTTAGCTGA
- the ccdc77 gene encoding coiled-coil domain-containing protein 77 isoform X2, which translates to MGSPTKDATPHRTNIRTPGREPDSPLPPVSERLANLRPSRELLEFYRQKIAQFDCEHEELLQMLEKYRGITEDQHKLQWEIRQREGEIAELQNALSDMQVYLFQEREHSLRLYAENDRLKIRELEDRKKIQHLLALVGPDAGEITYFHREPPHKVTITQRNPESGLEENLSLRPTKLRPTVSRKESSRRTKPAEGVNGESLEQYKNDNQTLLLQVEALQAQMEEQTRLAKEQVESLLEDRRIKTEEAQAQQKRDQERITALTDKLQRTQNLLYESTKDFLQLKFDTRAHEKSWMVEKDRLLRDLDSCHNRLRKAGSAGTEPGRTWQPSSSTALRLPRPQPESLQTHKEELKALQEDLKQAHRLAEMYREQCITLETDLAQIREEGDVGREIFKERSDKMAKRLQLMTQRYEALEKRRVMEVEGFKTDLKHLRQKFKDVEKQLVKVTLNVGPNQDLAILHEVRQTNARTKKVQGELMTLKAKIYGLENELRFS; encoded by the exons ATGGGATCGCCAACCAAAGATGCCACACCACACAG aACCAACATTCGGACTCCTGGTCGGGAACCTGACTCCCCACTACCTCCCGTCAGTGAACGTCTGGCAAACCTGCGTCCATCCAGGGAGCTACTGGAGTTCTACAGACAGAAGATCGCCCAGTTTGACTGTGAACAcgaggagctgctgcagatgctgGAGAAATACAGAGGCATTACAGAGGACCAG CATAAGCTACAGTGGGAGATACGGCAGCGTGAGGGAGAGATTGCTGAGCTGCAAAACGCTCTGAGCGACATGCAGGTTTACCTTTTCCAGGAGAGAGAACATTCTCTCCGGCTTTACGCAGAAAATGACCGACTAAAGATCAG agagctggaggacaggaagaaaatccaACACCTTCTTGCTCTGGTGGGTCCTGATGCTGGAGAGATCACATATTTCCACCGGGAGCCTCCTCACAAG GTTACTATCACTCAGAGGAACCCTGAGTCTGGGTTGGAGGAAAATCTCAGTCTCAGGCCAACCAAGTTAAGACCCACTGTGAGCAGGAAAG AGAGTAGCAGAAGAACAAAACCAGCAGAGGGAGTAAATGGAGAGAGCCTGGAACAATACAAGAACGACAACCAGACTTTATTACTACAG GTGGAGGCGCTGCAGGCACAGATGGAGGAACAGACCCGTCTGGCCAAAGAACAAGTAGAGTCTCTGCTGGAGGATAGACGGATTAAAACAGAGGAGGCACAGGCACAGCAGAAGAGAGACCAGGAGCGCATCACAGCTCTGACTGACAA GCTGCAGCGAACCCAGAACCTGTTGTACGAAAGCACCAAAGATTTCTTACAGCTGAAGTTTGACACGCGGGCTCATGAGAAGAGCTGGATGGTGGAGAAGGACCGGCTGCTGAGGGACCTGGACTCCTGCCACAACCGTTTGAGGAAGGCCGGGTCTGCCGGCACTGAGCCGGGCCGTACGTGgcagcccagcagcagcacagccctGCGCCTCCCACGGCCTCAGCCAGAgtcactgcagacacacaaagaggagCTAAAG GCGCTGCAGGAGGATCTGAAGCAAGCCCACCGTCTGGCAGAGATGTACAGAGAGCAGTGTATTACTCTGGAGACAGACCTGGCCCAaatcagagaggagggagatgtgGGCAGGGAAATATTTAAG GAGCGCTCAGACAAAATGGCCAAGCGTCTTCAGCTGATGACTCAGCGCTATGAAGCACTGGAGAAGAGGAGGGTCATGGAGGTGGAGGGCTTCAAGACCGACCTGAAGCACCTCAGACAGAAATTCAAAGATGTTGAAAAGCAGCTCGTTAAG GTTACTCTGAATGTTGGGCCCAACCAGGACCTAGCTATTCTGCATGAAGTACGCCAGACCAACGCCAGGACAAAAAAGGTTCAGGGCGAGCTGATGACGCTGAAGGCCAAAATCTACGGGCTAGAAAATGAATTGAGGTTTAGCTGA
- the ush1c gene encoding harmonin isoform X2, with protein MERKVAREFRHKVELLIENEAEKDYLYDVLRMYHQSMDLPVLVGDLKLVINEPKRLPLFDAIRPLIPLKHQVDYDLLTPKRSRKLKEVRLDRTHRDGLGLSVRGGLEFGCGLYISQIVKDGQAGNVGLQVGDEIVRINGYSISSCIHEEVISLIKTKKIVSLKVRHVGMIPVKSSSEEPLKWQFVDQFVSESGEKKSSIAGLASIGGKEIKEKKVFLSLVGSKGMGISISSGPTQKPGIYISNVKPGSLSAEVGLEVGDQIVEVNGVDFTNADHKEAVKVLKSSRSLTITVLTGAGSELFMTDEERLAVEARRELERQELMHQKRVALETNKIIKEQQEKERQRKMEISQKTAEEQERYKNEMERIEAVEKKHNREWEEDWGTKERPKSPKSPRAPKSPSPAPPDRKTTPTPKAKSSQHEEEEEEEEDRQGFQKHEEDFDPYSMFSADQIAGRDVRLLRIKKAGQLDLALEGGADSPLGKLVVSSVYEGGAADKHGGIVPGDELMAVNGKILIDATLTEGQNSLARAWNSGGDWIDVVIAVSPPKDYEDEVTFF; from the exons ATGGAGCGGAAAGTTGCTCGGGAATTTAGGCACAAG gtggagctgctgaTTGAAAATGAAGCAGAGAAGGATTACCTGTACGATGTCCTCCGTATGTATCACCA GTCAATGGATTTGCCAGTGCTGGTGGGGGACCTGAAGCTGGTAATCAACGAACCAAAGCGATTGCCTCTGTTTGACGCTATCCGACCTCTCATCCCACTCAAACACCAGGTGGACTATGACCTGCTCACACCCAAGAGGTCACG GAAGCTTAAAGAGGTGCGTTTGGATCGGACACATCGTGATGGACTGGGTCTGAGTGTCAGAGGAGGGCTGGAGTTTGGCTGTGGTCTCTACATATCACAGATTGTCAAAGATGGTCAGGCCGGGAATGTTGGCCTTCAG GTTGGTGATGAGATCGTGCGCATCAATGGATACTCCATCTCCTCCTGTATCCACGAGGAGGTCATCAGTCTCATCAAGACCAAGAAGATTGTGTCACTCAAAGTTAGGC ATGTGGGGATGATTCCTGTGAAAAG CTCATCAGAGGAGCCCCTGAAATGGCAGTTTGTTGACCAGTTTGTGTCTGAGTCAGGG gagaaaaaaagcagcattGCAGGCTTGGCATCAATTGGAGGGAAGGAGATCAAGGAGAAGAAGGTTTTCCTCAGTCTTGTGGGTTCAAAGGGTATGGGCATCAGCATCTCCAGTGGTCCCACCCAGAAACCTGGCATCTACATCAGTAATGTCAAGCCAGGGTCCCTCTCTGCAGAAGTTGGACTTGAG GTTGGAGACCAGATTGTGGAGGTGAATGGGGTGGATTTCACCAATGCGGACCACAAAGAG gctgtgAAAGTcctgaagagcagcaggagtCTGACTATCACTGTTCTGACAGGAGCT GGCAGTGAGCTGTTTATGACAGACGAGGAACGTCTGGCAGTGGAGGCCCGCAGGGAGCTGGAGAGGCAGGAGCTGATGCACCAGAAAAGGGTGGCACTGGAGACCAACAAAATCATTAAAGAGCAacaggagaaggagaggca gaggaagatggagattTCTCAGAAGACTGCAGAAGAACAGGAGCGCTATAAGAACGAAATGGAGAG GATTGAGGCTGTGGAGAAGAAGCACAACAGAGAGTGGGAAGAGGACTGGGGCACCAAAGAGCGGCCCAAGAGCCCTAAGAGCCCCCGCGCTCCAAAGAGCCCATCACCTGCCCCACCTGATAGAAAAACCACCCCGACTCCTAAGGCCAAGAGCTCTC AAcacgaggaggaagaggaggaagaggaggacagacag GGATTTCAGAAACATGAGGAAGATTTTGATCCCTACTCAATG TTCTCTGCGGACCAGATAGCTGGGAGAGATGTGAGACTGCTGAGGATCAAAAAG GCTGGACAGCTTGACCTTGCTCTGGAGGGCGGAGCAGACTCTCCTTTGGGAAAGTTGGTGGTATCCTCTGTGTATGAAGGTGGTGCAGCAGATAAGCACG GTGGCATTGTACCAGGGGATGAACTCATGGCTGTGAATGGGAAGATCCTGATCGATGCCACATTGACCGAGGGACAAAACTCTCTGGCTCGAGCCTGGAACAGTGGAGGG GACTGGATCGATGTTGTGATTGCTGTTTCCCCTCCAAAAGATTATGAAGATGAAGT GACGTTCTTCTAG